The Lemur catta isolate mLemCat1 chromosome 17, mLemCat1.pri, whole genome shotgun sequence genome segment AATCCCATAAATCCAGAGAACAAATCATCAGAAAGCAGTAGGGCTGAAATAGTTTGTATCTCCAGTGGTCAGGGTGAGAAGACATTGTAATACACAGGGCATTGGGGTGGTCCTCTGAAAGGTATCACTTTAGCAGTGGGGTTAAACTAGCagtagaataaaatctaaagctAAACACCTGCCTCACAAGGATCAAACTGATCCTAAGTAACTTAGCTACCTGCTAGAACATGTTGCCTGCCCAACATTCTTTAAAGGAATACAAAAAGTACTCAACGGAGTAAAATTCATGATGTTGGCATCCAGTCAAGAATGACCCAGCTATgcaaaaaaaggaggaaaatataaaCCATAATCAGAAGAAATGTCAATCAATAGAAACAGATCCCCAAAATGAGATGATGGACTCACAGGCAAAAACCTTAAAATGGCTACTATAAACCGTATAAATGTGCTCAaggatataaaggaaaatatgaacaagataaagaaagaaatggaagatacaaaaaagacccaaatgaagcttataaagaaaaaaatacaatatctgcaATGAAAAATGCCCTGGATAGAATTAACAGCACATTAGAAATTTCAGactaggcgcggtggctcagacctgtaatcctagcacgctgggaggccgaggtgggaggatcgctcaaggtcaggagttcgagaccagcctgagcaagagcaagaccctgtctctactaaaaatagaaagaaattaccgaacaactaaaaatatatagaaaaaattagcctggcatggtggtgcatgcttgtagtcccagctactggggaggctgaggcagaaggattgcttgagcccaggagtttgaggttgctgtgagctaggctaacaccacggcattctagccaggcaacagagtgagactctgtctcaaaaaaaagaaagaaagaaatttcagaagaaattatCAGTGAACTTGATGACATATgaatagaaatcataaaaattgaaACACTGAGAGAGAAGAGACTGAATAAAAACCACTTTGGGGGCAATATCGCTCAGTCTAATGTAGGTGTAACTGGAGTCCTAGAAAAGGAAGGAGACAAAGCATACATAAGAAATGGTAGCCAAATATTCCAAGTTTGATGGAAACTAAACCAGAATCTCAACAAACCTTAGTGTGGAAAAAGTAAAACCACACTAAGGCACATCATAACTCACACTGTTGAAAAACAGTTATTAAGATAAACTCTTAAAAGTaggcaaagaaaaacagacacaaagaatttagcagacttctcatcagaaattatGCAAGCcttggccagatgcagtggctcacacctgtaatcccagcactttgggaggctgaggtgggaggatcacttgaggccaggagtttgagaccagcctgagcaacacagtgaaaccttgtctctacaaaaaataaaaaataaattatgcaagCCAGAGAAGAcaaggaaatgacatttaaagTCCTGAAAAGGGCGGAGGGGAGAATCTGTCAACCTCAGATTCATAGAATCTAgcaaaataactttcaaaaaatgaatgTGGGAAGACCAACTTCTGACTGACAATGTGAGTTCTGCTGACCTGCTCTCTGGTGAAACTggtgaaaactattttttaaataaccatttaAAGCATGAGTTCTTCTTTCTATGTTTGGTAAAACTCTGAAATGTAGCCATCTGGTCCGAGACTTTTCCGTTTTGAggggtttttaattgctgctccaatttcttaGCTTGAGATTGGtctattcagaaattctattACCTCCTAGGTAAACTTAGGGAGGTTGTAAGGTTTCCAgggatttgtccatttcctcatcattatgtagtttttgggcatataggtttttatatgTAGTGGTTTAGTGGGCCCGGGGACCTGGTTTGGATTGAGCCCTTTTGTGGTTCCCAGGGAATGGGGGAGGCTAGGCCACCAATTGGGGAAGGTTTCCCAGGGAATGGGGGTATTAGACCACCCATTTGGGGAGGGTTTTTGAACCTTCCACTTGTGGTGGCATTTGTCCTCTTTGGATTCCCATTTGTTTGATGGGCCTGCCATTTTGTGTTGAGAATTCTCTGTGTTGTCTGtgtttgtaaagttttattgcaacataGGAAAGTTCCATCTAAAAGTCGCTTGGGAAAAATTTTGGCTGGATGGTTAACTTATAGCTGTGAACCTATGTCTAAGGAAAATGGTTTTATCGTAATCCAATGTATGTGCTAGAGTGTGAGGAAAAGCGGCTgttaaatgaaactttaaattGTACTGTCTtgtaactgaaattattttgtcaaagcGCAGGTAAAGGGGACAAGATCCCATATGTATTGGGTTATTGGGTAGGAAATGTCTGAATTATTTGAGGTTGgatgtttcatatttaatgacctaatgtgATCCTAAAGGCCTGAGATAAAGTTAATGGTTTAGTGAAACAGATGAATTTCCCCACGCGGCAAGGGGGTTGGGGGAGCCGGCGCCTGTTGCCCCCACCCGCAGGCACGCACATGGCCGGGCAGGGAGGTACACCAACTCCCCGGGAAGCGTCGAGGGAGCAGCCGGGCGCCTGTAGCCCATCTGCGGGAAGGCACCACGGGCTTTGATCTGCCCCTGCCAGAGGCTGATagctgtaaggttttttggattggccggcgccagagagagaaagacaagcagagttgaaagggataagtaaagaggctttattggggcgctcctgggtgaggttaaggagtcccaagagagggacccgggcgagatTTTcgggtcctggggtgggggggaggacaGAGACCCGAAAAGTCACATcggccagaagtctgagtgggtttatatatgttttttagggatgggggtaggggtttctttggcagtaAGATTTACGGTGGGGAGAAcaaggaattgtcccttgcagttttagggaGGGCactgagaaataggaggggctggtggtatgtgtggactccaggaaccgagactcttatcagggtaaccatccaggtgtggccgtcctttaacttagctgggccttgcaggcattgtccttggcaggtcgtgggcttcttctttttccattacggaggggaggggtgcccgccaccagccttacagtagCCAGCTGGGTAAACAGCCCAGTGCGGGGTCTGGCCTGGGGCAACTAACACCCACCACAGCCATTTTGTCACCGAGGGAGGAGAAAACGCCTGCAAGGCCTGCAACCCGCTGCCCTCCCTGCTTGCCAGGTGCACGTGCTCACAACTGTGGCTTGTGCCCGGCGGAATTCCTGTCTGCCTTTGGCGTTTGCCTAGAGCAGGAGCAGGGcacttcagaaagaaaatttcttcttatttccacGCGGCGGCCAGCGCCGCGCGGACCGTCTGTGGCCGACAGGATGCAGGAGGGCTCCGGGATCCCCGTGCTCTCTGCGCATGTGCGGGTGGCAAATGCGGCCTGCGCGTGATCCCGCGAGAGCCGCAGCCCAGTGTGCGCGGGAGGGGGCGGACGGCGTGAGTGCGGGCCTGCCGAGAGCCCGCTGCTGCTGGGGGGTAGGGAAGGTCCACTGAATTGCAACTCGGGTTAGGAATGGTATCAACTTCTAGGCGGAAAACTCAGTTTGGCCAGGGAACGTTCCATAATCAGAAGGGGACAAATTATGTTCAGTTAATatgctttttgtaaaaagaaaggaCATTAGAAAGAACTTTGTCCAAAAGTTACAAAGGCCTCCAGATTAAGACACCCCCAGGAGAGAAAAAGTTTTCCAAGTGCAGGACTCAGAGGGTGAAGGAGTGGGCCTGGAGCCCCTGTCTCCAAATATCCCCACAGGAGCGCTGGGCAAAGATCGACAGTGGGGCTTGGATTGGTGCCAAGCCACGGGGACAGAAGCAGTCTGGGGGCTCCTTCCTCCCGCTGCagccctgaccctgaccctggcCCCAGGTAGAGAGCGGCAGGGGCGGGCCCGGACGGCAGTGCGGCTGACCACTTGCATGGTACTCAGTATCTTTTAAATGGCGGGATGCTGGGACCGGCGTGGCTTTACAGTGCTGTTAGCCTGTTAGGAGTTTTAAAAGGGCCTTCCTGCCCTGTTTGATGAGAGGATCAGGGGATTTGTGAACCTGCAATCGGAGAGATCTGTCAACTTACATTAACTTAGCCCGGGTTCCTAGGAATGGTATCTGGATCCCAGACTCTGGACTTGATGGTAAAGCCCTTGTATGGAGAAAAACAAGGAGAGCGCCTTCGAGTTCCAGTATAGATTCTGAGAGGCATCCCAAGGCCTTTGGCATACTTCTCAAAGCCACTGAACAATATTGTGAGAAGATGGCCTccttgatagattttttttaacgttttattaaacttttatttagcCTCATTGTAAGACTATAAGGGAGATCATAGATTTGatgtatgaaattttaaaattcacactaaaatacattaggaataaaatgaattCAACAACCCATTTTGCTACCTTTTGCTGAGTAGATAATCTTGTGCCAGTCattgtgaaaaaaatcttttttaagaaagtaattttGTTAACAAACAATTTAACAAGtttcacttagcaaaatacaCCCAAAAGGAAATCACAGTACAAAGAAAGTTTTAAGTCAAGGCCTCACCAGTTCCTACAGTATTAGTATTCTGTTTCAATTCTCAAAACTAACTCTTAAAAAGCTTAAACTTAAcctaaaagattttaaatgaaaatataaactagaATGAACAAACatgacaaatatttctttttgaatcaAGGGGCTAGCACCTTTGAGTTTTCCAAAAAAGCACGTCTCCCCAGTGTGTTCACTGCGTGCGGCGGCAAAAGGTCCGTATTGAACATACTTAAACTACTGAAGCTCAGATAACGTCACTCTGAAGTATACTACCAAAATGTTAATTGGGAAAAGCTGAAAATAGTTTTAGTTTGCTCAATATCACATGCTAGAAGAAAAGTTTGcagaggtaatttttttttaatccagattTGACAAACTCGTGGTGCAAAATGGGCCCCAGAGCTTCCTCTAGCGTTGTAACTGCTCTTCATTCATTGCTTGTTGGCTGCCTGTGAAAATTTGATTGAAAAAACTTCAGCATTCCTACAAAACTAATCGTATCCGCCCAGGCTGTTCTGACCGCCGCAGCCCCCCGCGGCAGCCGCTCGCGGACGACTCTCCGGACGGCTGCAAGTGGCCTGGGCTGCCGACACCCCGTGCCTCGCGTCGCCCGGCCGCTGTTGGCCCCGTCGCCGGCCCGGCTGTCGAATCAGGAAGAGTCCTCTGTGACCGTGCTGCGTGCTGGCCCCGTCTCCGGACGTAGCCGCCACAGGCTCTTCGCGAGCGGCGAACTCCACGTCCGCCTTGCATCCGGGCGAGCTCAGCGGAGAGAAGTTGTAAATGTCCCCCTCGGTGGCTTTGTGAGGAAGTCCTCTCCTGTGGCCGCAGTGCCCGGTGGGGCTCTGCACCGAGCTCGCCATCCCAGTATCTGTGGTCGCACGTGCCTGCGAGACAGCAGCCGAGGGCTCCCCCGAACAGGTCGGCGGTGAAGCCGCAGCCGCCCCCGAGGCCGGGCCGCACGATGCCGGCGTGTCTCCAGCCGCGCCAGCGCGGGCACGGCCCGGCCTCCGCACAGACGCGCGCTTCCGAGGGGCTCCGAGTGGGCCCCGACCCCCTCCCGACCGCTCTCGGACGCCCGCGTGCGCCCGTGCCCTGTCCTCGCCTTGCGCCTCCCCAGAGCCTCCTCGGCCAACTCCTGTAGTCCTGCCCTCAGGGTCCACAGGCCATGTGATCCCGTTTGGCACGACTTCCAACCCTGAGTAGAAGTGGACAATTTCTTCCTTTGTGCGTCCAAACGGGAGTCCTCGAAGACGGACGAAGCCATGGGCACTGGTGGCACCGCTGTGCTTCAACACCCAATCCACCTCGGTCCTGTGGGACTTGAACACCTCCATGTACCGGTGCCCCGtgctttccttgtctttcttcaGGGCCATTTTTACATCATCTTCTGATTCAAGGTCAACAAAAGCCTCGCCCCTCTGCCTGCCCTCGCTCGTGTAGATGGAATGAACGCCCGCGGCCCGTCACGAACCGTGCAGTCGGAGAGGAAGCTCTGCACGTCCTCCACAGAGCAGGACCAGGGCAGGCCGCGGAGCTTGGCCACAAAACCGTCACCTTCCTCGAGGCCTAGCATCACGGACACTTGGCAGGGCGGATGTCAGACAAGCTTGGGCATAGCTTTTTTTGAGACTTAAAGAACAACCTTGAAACCTTCAGTGGTTGACAGTTTGTTCCGGTAGGTAACAAATTGTCCTAAAAAAACAGTGATATTGGTGGTGTGGCTTTGGAACCCCTGCACTCAGCAGAGCAGCCGGCAGTCTCTGGGGCTGGCTGCTTTAAATTCCTCCAGGCAAGGTGGCCACCGGGAAGCCCTTTATAGCCCCAAGGTTGACACAATTAAACCTCCCCTGATAGATTGTTATTAATGACTGTGTCTATTCTCAATCCTGCCACCCTTTTCCCTTTACAACACGACTGTTTAGAGGTTCTGGAGACTGTATTCCAGCAGGATGGATCTGTCAGATCAGCCAATGCCAGAACAGGTTGGGATTTTCTCACTAGTGGAACAGCTTTATGGACATCGAAGGACAGGATATGTGGTGATCATAGCAGTGGTGCTGCCACCTGAGACTTCAGCCCAGGAAGCTGAGTTGCAGTTATCAAGAGGAAAAAGGTAAACATCTAATGTGCTTTTATGATTGTACCTTCTCATAGtgccatttgaaagaaaaggagTCTCCTGACAGCAGGAGATAAGAATATTAAGTATGCCACTGAAATAATGGCTATGATACAGGCTGTGGCTGAGCCCGGGGAGGTGGCCAACATGGCAAAAAGAAGTCAGGCCACTGGTAGAGCCACTGAGAAGACCACAGGAGGCAATCTGTTCTCTGAAAGCCACTGGAGGTAATCTGTTCTCTGGGCCTTGATACCCCAGGTCGATTTAGACCCCCATTAAAGCTAAAGACTGGGCCTCTCCCATTTGGAATGGCAGTGTAAGTAGACGCAGAATTCTCACGACCTCATTCTCCTGCTTGAAGCTTTGGTGCGGCCTCTTTTGAGGCAGCTACACACATTAGACGTGTGATGCCTTAATGGATTTGGAGAACCTCATTTGGGAAAACCCCATTTACAATGGGCCATTCGTGTGCTTGCCTTACCGGATTTGGTGAGGCTTCATTTGGGAAGATCCTGTGTGCAACAAACTATTTATATGCTCGAGATGGTCCAAGGACAGAGAGGTGGCCCATTGCACAGGGAGCCCAACATGTAGTGGGCCTAACCCTTGTGATGACTGACACTTTCACTCGTTATTAGTAGATGGCTTTTGAGGCTGGGAATGGAGAGAGTGTCTAAAGCTCCAAGATAGGCTCCTACCAGGAGTTGCTGGCCTGGGACAGGGCCTTTGCCGAGTTCCTCTGCATGTCACCAGCATGGAGCAGAACAAGTCTCAGAGGATGATGGGCTGATGGACATCAGCAGTCCAGGGAAAGAGGCCAAGCAGGTGGAGAATGGCATGCTGGTGGTGATGGACGCTGTGGACAGGCAGCTGCAGAGACAGCTCAGCAGCTCCCCCTCCCACATCGAGGATGTCAACAAGCACCACAGCAGCATGGCCAAGCTGCACAAATCTGAGGCCAAGAAGAAAGGGACCTGGAAACCAACAGAGGCAGACAGGCTCAGATAGCCTATTGTCAACAGGACCCAAGAGCCCAGGGAGCCTTGGACATTTCACAAGGTGACTACTCCATGGTGGTGTTGTATCCTGTGGTCTGCACCTGGATCTACTGCACAATGTCCTGTGGTCACCCATGAACTTGAGTGGAGCCTCAGTGGGAACCAGGTCTATTCAGTGATCCCACAGGTCATCAAGATGTTCGTAGGCTCCCCTCCTCCATGGACACACTTTTGAATCGGAGATAACCCAGCAAGTAAGCGAAGTCctacatctaaaataaaaattacatacacTCTAAAATCAATGCAGAAAAGTAGAATAGGGTATTGCTATTTGTCCCCCTCTGAATAAGGATGTCCCTcagaagcaggcttaagttaaacccctaagaaataatttatgagagaccccctttttttttttgagacagagtctcactctcttgcctgggctagagtgccgtggcgtcagcctagctcacagcaacctcaaactcctgggctcaagcgatcctcctgcctcagcctcccaagtagctgggactacagacacgtaccaacatgcccggctaattgtttctgtatatatattttagctgtccagatcatttctttctatctttagtagagacgaggtctcactcttgctcaggctggtctcgaactcctgacctcgagcgatcctcccgcctcggcctcccagagtgctaggattacaggcatgagccacctcgcccggcctgagAGACCCTTCTTAGCACCTCgaggtaagtatggtaatataaccGTGAGTAAAAAGCGGGGTAAAGCAATATGCCAAGTGAGCGGTCGGGGAGTAACCGCTGTGTGTGAGTCTGCCTCTTCCGGGTCCCCACCCCAGCTGGAAACAAAGAAGCGGAAGAGACCCCATGAAGTGCCTCTAACAGCTCACACCTTCTGAAATTGTCAGAAATGAAATCTTGGGTCCCACAGAAGAAGAGAACTAAGTCCCCAGTGGAGGGGCCAGCCTTTAGGCAATCTAAAGTAACTGTttagggaaggagaaaaatgaaaatgttaatttttttttttttttttgctaacctttctttgattatttgttctgtctatagGATGGAGAGATAAgtccttagtgaggatttccccAGGGCGTTCGCCTCTTCTGTTGATTTgcatttgtcatctgtatatgatttctgaatttgcatgAATTTGCAGAAGCTGTTCTCTCGGATCACCTACAGGGTGCTTTCCTGCCCAGCCCTAGATCAGACATTGTCTACGAGGCAACAGTGCATTTTGCCTTGCCAGTCCTCCTTGTTGTCATTAttgcttatgatttttttctactgttgTGTAAATATACTGTCAAAGTTTCACAATGACGTATATAAGCATAAACCTTCCATCTAAAACGCTGCCCCCATTTCAGTAGAAAGTAGCCTGATGACTATGATCCCCTTCCTCCCATAGATAGGGAAGCGTAAAATTAAGAGTGGGGGGTGTGTAAcagagaatggcctgaaaaaaaaaactgacaaaaatttaaggacatctattaatacaaaaatttgtGAGGAAGGCAAGAGTCTGTAATATTTGAACCAAGACTTTTCTCTTCCTCGCTCTCCCAGCTCAGCAAGGCGAGACTCCACTCCAGGCTGCTGGCAGCTCCCTCTCCTGCCACCACCCAGGCAGAGAGCACCATGCAAGCGCTTTCCATCCTTCCTCCAGCTGCCTGTTGCTGAGGCTCGGTCCTGGGAGACTGTGGTTGAGAGGTGGGGCTCCCACTTGCCCTGGCCCATGAGGCTGTGGCTCCACGCCAGGACAGGCAAGCTACTGCTCCCACCTGAGATCCTCAGCTCCAACATGGTGTCGCTCAGAGAGAAGCTTGCTGTTGTCCCCACCTTCAGCTGAGTCCTGGCCCAGAGATTTTGCCTGGGTAAATAAACAGGCCATAAAACGTCTCCTAACCTTTTCCCAAAGGAACTAACATCATCTGCTACAGAGCATGGAGAGACTCAAGCCGGAGGGCGCTCTCAAGAACCACGGAGGCTGTGAAACACACTGGAGGAGTCACACACACGCAATACACACTCAACTGTAGGTGGACAGTTTGCAGGAAGCAGTAGGGAATAAAAGAACTGGGGGGAGCCATCCTGGGGTCAGAACAAATATCAAACAGTGACCCCAGAAACTAATCCTTCAAAGGAGTCAGAATTTGGGGAGGTTTTTTGGGGAGGAGGTGTCAGGATTTGATTGGATTAGTTTTGAACAATTTATGCCCCCAGGGCATTGTTGAAAACAATAGAGCAATCTTTTGGCAATTAGTGGTTTAACAGATAGAGGTGGTCAGGCAAAGAGGAAGAGAGCTCTACCAAAATCACTGTCTTCCCAGGTGACTGTGGGCATGCCCAAAGCTGCACCTCCCTGGGGACCAGCATCACAGGCTGAACACTGGGGGAGGGGcttaaaactctgaaaaataaaaaataaaaatagataaatgtcaCTAAAATAATCCAGTCAGTCACCAAATAAGCAAACAAGGAGATGACCCAGTGGGAGGGTGCTATAGAGGGAAACAGTACCCAGAACTACAATATATTATCCAAAATGTTGAGTTtccaacaaaaaggaatgaagcatgtaaagaaagaggaaagtatGACCCATATACTGGtggggaaaagttaaaaacagGCAATGGACACTGCATGTGAAAGAGAGAAGATGTTGGATTTAtcagaaaaagactttaaaatagcCTTATAAACATGTtcacagaactaaaggaaaccatgatTAAAGAAGTCAACAATAGTAGGACAAGGCTGCATActaagagagaaattattttaaaagaaccaaatgaaagtTACAGCATTTGAAAAGGACAATAactgatttttaagaattaactagcagaagaaagaataagtgaatgTGAAGATAGATTGATAGAGATTAGGGAAGCAGTAATGGGAGTATCAGGATagcagaaaaagaagcagaaaaaatattcaaagaaataatagctgaaaatctCCAAAGTTATTGAGAAATAGTAACTTGAGCATCCCAGAACTTCTAAATGTTTgtattaagaaagaagaaagatcgCAACTCAGTAAAGTAACTTGTCACCTTAAGACACTGGAAAAAGAGCAAACTAGacctaaagcaagcagaaggaggAAAATCATAAAGATGAgatcagaaattaataaaaagcaatagagaaaaatcaatgaaagcaaaagctttaaaaaaaatcaacagaattgacaaatctttagcaagattaacaaagaaaaagagagaaaagactcaaattactagaATCAGAAATTAAAGAGGGTACATTACTACTggttttatggaaataaaaaagattacaaaGGCATACTGTGAATGATTACATGCCACCAAATTAGGTAACGTTGATGATGTCTTTGTCcatttatgctgctataacaaaataccacagactgggtaatttataaatagaagtttatttctcacagttctggaaaatGGGAAGTCTTAAGATTAAGGCGCTGacaaattcagtgtctggtaagggctcgCTCTTGGCTTCCAAGttggtgccttgttgctgcatcctcacatggtggaaaggcaaaaagggaactctaaatttttttttttttaattagccaggcatagtggcatacTCCTGTattctgtattcccagctactcgggaggctgaggtaggaggatccacttgaccccaggagttcaagactaacctggatgacatagcgagactctgtctccaaaaaaaaaaaaaagaaagaaagaaagaaaagaaaagcaactacccacaaagaaaagctcaaGTCCAGAATTCTTCACCACTGAATTTTATCATACagttagag includes the following:
- the LOC123622218 gene encoding LOW QUALITY PROTEIN: heterogeneous nuclear ribonucleoprotein F-like (The sequence of the model RefSeq protein was modified relative to this genomic sequence to represent the inferred CDS: inserted 1 base in 1 codon) — translated: MLGLEEGDGFVAKLRGLPWSCSVEDVQSFLSDCTVRDGXAGVHSIYTSEGRQRGEAFVDLESEDDVKMALKKDKESTGHRYMEVFKSHRTEVDWVLKHSGATSAHGFVRLRGLPFGRTKEEIVHFYSGLEVVPNGITWPVDPEGRTTGVGRGGSGEAQGEDRARAHAGVRERSGGGRGPLGAPRKRASVRRPGRARAGAAGDTPASCGPASGAAAASPPTCSGEPSAAVSQARATTDTGMASSVQSPTGHCGHRRGLPHKATEGDIYNFSPLSSPGCKADVEFAAREEPVAATSGDGASTQHGHRGLFLIRQPGRRRGQQRPGDARHGVSAAQATCSRPESRPRAAAAGGCGGQNSLGGYD